Part of the Chrysemys picta bellii isolate R12L10 unplaced genomic scaffold, ASM1138683v2 scaf2773, whole genome shotgun sequence genome, CACTAGAGTCTGACTCAATGGAATTAGGATACTGTAATACGTTATTCTTACCTTCTACTTGCTATGTAACTTCCTGtaccttttaaaaacctaatGAATTTTGAATAAAGAACAGAATAGTTCAGTGAAGTTTTCAATTAGACTCGGTATAATAAGCTAATTGAAACAAAATTCAAACTTCTTGTTGGTACTCTCTTGACAAGTACTTTTTAGTTTATATAAAAGCACAAGATATATCATCAAACCTAATGAATAGAAACAAACCCAACTCTTATTTTGCTTTATGACCCTTATATTACATTGACCTCTCTCCAgttttgatccagcaaagcacttgggcTTGTGAGGTAGTCAGTCCCATTTACTTGAATGAGACTAATATGCTTCAAGATAAACAGGTGCTTAACTGCATTGCTGGAAGACTCCATGAAAACTGACAAAACTAAAGTTTCTGGTGCCTTAAAGGAAAGAATACATCAGCTTCATCTGTCAGAATCCTCATCTCTTGAAATAGTTCACAAGTAGTCTGGTCACCAAGAGAGGTGCTTGAACAAATACTGAGCTGCATCAAATCTTATATACCACCTTGTGGAAGATGGCAGTCTATAATGTGATGTGATCTGACCCAAATCAAACAGCTTCTAAACAACTCTTTCTGAAGATTGTCTCTGAATTTCCACATGAAGAGATTTCTAACATTCAAGCAGAGACAGCATCTATTTAGAATACCATTTCATCTGGTCTTCACAGAAGATGTTAAACTGATGCCCCTTTGCGTGTTTTTAGTGGAGGCTGAAGATTCCCAGGGCATTGctcagtagtagtagtagtggATAAATGTGAAAACTAAAGCTGGTGTTCCCTTAACACTAATAAGAGGACCTAATTTCCAAGACTATGTATGGACTACTGTATATACAATAGCCACTCCATTGACCAGTAAGCGTCGTGTATGTACATTTAACAGTTTcttcttaaaacattttgaaatatgatTTATTAAAATACTATAATTTTAGTAAATATTTAAGCACTTGCATGGTGCTTTTATCTGTATATTTCAAATTGCTTTACAATCAAGTAAACATCATCCCAATTTTTctacaaatagggaaactgagtcacaaagctCAAATGGCTTGCCCAAGGGTGCACAGTGAATCAGTAGAAGAAATTATCTTAGGTCTCTTGAATTCCAGTTCTGTACTGAATCCATGGGATTTACATGCTTTTAAACAATGTGATACTTCCTCAATAATATAGAGCAGCCATTATGTAATATTTCCTATAGAGACCAACTTCCAAACCACTTTGAATGTATTTTCATAGCCATTCATCTGGAATAGTTATTAGTGACATCACATAAAGACAGGTTtgagagtagcagccgtgttagtctgtatccacaaaaagaacagtagtacttgtggcaccttagagactaacaaatttattagagcataagctttcgtggactacagcccacttcttcggatgcatatagtatgttccattctatatgcatccgaagaagtgggctgtagtccacgaaagcttatgctctaataaatttgttagtctctaaggtgccacaagtactcctgttcttatcacATAAAGACTTATTTCTTCATCTTTTCAGACTTGATTTAAAATGACCATGATTCTGACAAAGATTCTACATGAACTGGTTATCCAGTATGATTATAGATGTTGTGGTACTTAACTGCTACAAAACGTACCACACAAAATCACAGTTCTCCAAGAAGTGTTGTTACAGTCATTGGTATATGCTACAAATGTGTTGCACTTTAAGACCAAAAACCAACCGCTCTCATCCTGCTGAAGTGTATGGGCATCTGGTATTCTTGCACACCTTGTTGTATTATTGATAGCACTAGTAAATACTTTAGAACTCCTGTAAGCCAATCAAAGGTACAATTTCCTCATGCAATGATACTGATGCACTGTAATTTCCTGTTCAGAACTAATTATTAATGTCATCCTGCAGCATATCAATCCTATCCATGAATGAGCAAATATAAGCAGACAAAAATTCCTAAAATGCGGCCAGACAACTCAATAAGAGCTTTCTTTTTCTGGATGTTGAGCTATGTCCCCTTTAGCAGCCTCTTTTTGAAGCTACCATGCAGCTCGGGAGAAAACCAGGCTGTTTAAACACAGCAGTGTTTCATATAACTAATGTCTTTTCACACTGAGACAAGCTTTAGCAGCCACTTGAATTTACTCTTCTGTGCTTGgtgaaaagttttttaaaaggcttGACTTGTTCGGAGCAGGGGAGGGAATATTCAGAAAGAATTTGAGGAATTGGACCTTTGAGAAAATACTCCTGTTTAGCAAATGTGTTGGTTGTCATATTCTGACGAGTTACTATTTAGAGTTAACTTCACAAAGAATCTGGCTCTGCATATGATCTATAACAAATAGCATTGGATGCATTATCAGAGGTTACATTTTCCTTTAGTTTTAGAAGTTGAGGATTGGGAAGGATAACAGCTGAGACACAGCACCAGGGGTTGCCATGGGCAGCATTCCATTGTGCAAAGGCACTTTCTGCTTGATATTAGTTGTTCAACCAATTGAATAGCTCAGCTGGCTGAACATTCTTAGCACTCTAAATGCTCAGTGGCGGTATAGGAGAAGAAAACGAGTTAAACTTTCTTGCTTCTCTTTCATTCTTTAGCTGTGTGTTATGTCTTCCCGCaaagtctaaggctatgtctacactagagaccttagagcggcacagctgtatcatgcagctgcaccgctgtaagatCTGTAAGTCACTCTGTGCCAGCGGGAaacagctctcccatcaacatgggCAGGGGGTATCATAGGCtcggggaggctgtgcctccccaaacagcctggcataACCCCGCCCACGCTCCACCCCCAAACGCCCTCCTGCAGATCCCAGTGCTCTTCTgtggcccaggctggctggggctggggtgggctggtctgcctgctgctgggactcaGAGAGGCTTGGACCGCGCCACCCGGCGCTGGGGGTGCTGTGGCCACGCCATCCAGGGCTGAGACTGGGGGCTGCCGttgggtgctctgggctcctgcggGGGAACAGGGtagaagaggaaggagagggaCAGGGCCTCGAGCagaaggagaggggctgggggctagcctcccccaacggCCATTTCACCGGCCTCCCATGcctgtcgacataattaaaccgACATGAGTGGTAGTGGAGACATGGCCTCAGACCAGTAAGTTACTACTCGCACTTAACACCTGTCAGACTATTAATCCTAAATTTTAATGTTGCATTTAATCAATGCTAACATGGTTTTAATGACCTGatttatcttatttttaaaagtatgaggGAATTATTTTTAACAGTATTTTATTCTCACCCTTCttacacacttacacacacacacacaataatctACAAAGGTAACTTGTGAAACAAATTCCTATCCTGGCTAGGTGTGGTATTTGAagacctttttgttttgttttttaaaattatccaaATAATCTTCTCATGCCTTCTTTCAAatcttaaaacaaaatcatagttAAAAAGAGAGGCAGATTAGCTGTTGCTGGCACCTTAGACTCTCATTGGCTTTCAGCCACCCCCTCTCAATCGCTGCTCCAGTGTACGTAACTATGACCTATTTACGGTGTGTGTACAGAACAAAATCATCTGTAAGAAAAACTTTGTCTTTAATACCTTTCTTCACTGTTTAAGCTAATGCTTCCACCACAGTGCACATTCTAATTGTCTTCAGGATTGCTGCTACTAAGAAGGGTGAGTTCCTCAATTGGCTCAGTGGAAAATAACTTACGCCCGGGATTTTGTcatactttaattttttaaaactgaagtttTGGAAAGCATGTTGATTGTGCTAGATATTCCTAGTCTAACCGTACGGTTTGTGCTGCTATTATGCATTATCTCAAATATCTACAGAGACTTCTAGGTggcaaactaaatgttttgatttctttaAATAACCTTTAAAAAGAATCTCTTCAAAATATTTATAAGCTTGGTTTTCAATGGCTAGTGGTTGATGTGAGGGGAGGGCAGAAACTGTAACCACCACGTTGATTACTGCTAAATGCTGGCTGCCGTGCAGccctgtctctctcactaactgTTAAAAAGGTGTCAGCAAACTGCAGTGGACGCTTTTGATGGTTACTTTTAGTTtacattgaagtctgtttttataAATAGTACTTTTTCAGTTAGTctttatatagggttaccatatctcataaataaaaaaagaggaccctccacgggccatggccccgcccatttccccaccccctagccccgccccaactccgccccttcccccaccctaactccgcccctcctccctcccactcccagccagggggaaagggctgccccagtgctaccagcttcacggtttgccgggcagcccccagaccctgcgcccccagccggcgcttccccagcgcagctggagcctgggaggggaagcgcccagccgggggcgcagggtctggaggctgcccagcaaaccgtgaagccggtagcgctcgggctttgagcagcccctatgcctctggaccctgcgcccccagccgggcacttcccctccggggctccggcggctctgcgtaacttacactgtataagttacacagagccgaagaggagcagagcccccgcagctggaggctctgctcctcttaggctctaagagccgggctgccccagcgctaccggcttcgggcagcccccgtgcctccggaccctgcgccgccggagcccgggaggggaagtgcccggctgggggcgcagggtccggaggcaagggggctgcccgaagccggtagctctcgggcagcccggttcttaaacagagcctccagcggctgcggctctgtgtaactgacactgtgtcagttacacacagcccagggggctggaggctttgctcctctttggctctgtgtaactgatactgggtcagttacacagagccccgggggctggaggctccagccgcccccgctctgtttaagagccgggctgcccaagcgctactggcttcgggcagcccccgtgcctccagatcctgcgcccccagccgggcacttcccgtcccgggctccggtggcgcagggtctccaggcacggggctgcccgaagccggtagctctggggcagcccggctcttaaacagagcctccagcggctggggctctgtgtaactgacactgtgtcagttacacacagccccggcggctggaggctccagccgcccccgctctatttaggagccgggctgcccgagcgctaccagcttcgggcagccccgtgcctccagaccctgcgccgacggagcccgggaggggaagtgcccggctgggggcgcaggatctggaggcacggggctgcccgaagccggtagcgctcgggcagcccggctcttaaacggagccggggcggctggagcctccagccgccggggctgtgtgtaactgacacagtgtcagttacacagagccgcagccgctggaggctctgtttaagaaccgggctgcccgagcgctaccggcttcgggcagcccccttgcctccagaccctgcgcccccagccgggcacttcccctcccgggctcctccggcggcgcagggtctggaggcacagggctgcccgaagccggtagcgttcaggcagcccggctcttaaacagagctgccattttcccggacatgttcggctttttggcaattccccccggacgggggtttgactgccgaaaagccggacatgtccgggaaaaagaggacgtatggtaaccctactttatacTGACCGAAGTGAACTTTTTCCAGGCAGCTCTAGGGTGCACCACTGCTTCTCAACCACAAGCTGGCTGTAAACCAGAGGCAGCCAACAGTGTGTGTTCGTTTGAATTATACATTTTGGTCTGGTGTCACTTTTAACTTTGGGTTTTGGTTGAACAAGTAAAAGGCCTTTGAAACAGACACACAGCTGCCTATGGCTCACTTCCATTCCCTTCCTGCTGATGCCCTTTTTTTTAGAGAGAGCTCAtcctgctctctgcctgttgTCTGTATACAATGTAGCTCCCTGAATGGGAGGCAGGATTTGGGGAGCCCAGAGTCCAGCTCTTGAAGGACTATCTGTGCACTCGTCTGCAGGGATATTTGGAAGGCATGTTGGGGCTGGCAGTAAGAAGACTGCACAGATCCACAGACCGTGGCCTTCCGTGAAGCCGGCTGTAGAGACTACGACATCCCTAAGAGCCCACTTGCAAAAAGGATTCAATCTTCACCTTTTGCTTTAGAAAACTTTAACCTAGTGGCTCCCAGCTAAGAGGCTGATGGTTTGAGCTGTTTCCTGCTGAATTGCCTGAGGCTTTGTGCCTGTGGTTGCTACATACCACTTTGAAGACGGTTGTTTTCTTATTTAGTCAAGAGTGGAAGTTGGATAAAATCAACTTTAGACCCCGTCTCTTATGTGGTATTTATTGAAATCTTATTATCAGGCTTTAACTTTTTGTCTCATTTATTCTGTTGCCCAACTTAATCATTTCCACTGATGTAAtaatcagttttttttaaatataagatcTCCTTTTCAAAGAGGTTGTCCTTGATTCTTGGAGAGAAGCTTATTTTTCCATTGAAGAAATGTACAGCAATGATGGACTCTGCATGGAGAAACAAAAGCATGTACTGAAGTACTTTGCTAAATTGGTGCTTTAGGCCTCAACAATACAGTTAGATCCACTGGCGGACCCTTATGCCTGCAGAAAGCCCATGCTGTTTAATGTAGGCAAGGGTCCACCTACTCTTGGATCTAGTTGTATGGATTGGGGCCTATATGGAGATCTAGTTTCAGGACTAGGGTCTTACCGTTTTCAATGTAAACTGTTTTGAATTTTTGAACACTGGAAAAAATTATGCCGCCTGCTAAATTTggtttatttaattttctctagAAATACTGCAGATCCATCGAACAGTCAGAGTATGGCTATGAACAATGGCAATAATGATTTTGTGGTCCTGAGTAATGGCAGCATCCTCCCCAGTGCTACCAGTCCCAGCATCCTTTCAGCTACTGATGGAGGCATTGCAGCCCAACATCTCCCCTCCAAGGAAGCACCAAGAGCAAAAGTGAGTCTAAATGGATGCCTGCAACTTAATGGTACAATCAAACCATCCTTTCTGCCTTTAGACAACCAAAGAACTCAACAGATGTTGACACAATGCTGCCACCCTTGCCCATACCATCATCCTTTAAGTAGCCATAATAAACAGCAAGAATGTCATTCACTGGATGGGAGCACAGCACCATCTCCTATGActtcctgctgcctgcagccacATACTGAATATTCAACATCTATCTGCCAAAAACATACACCTATGTATCAGACCACCTGCTGCCTTCAACACTCCCCATCATTCTGCCTTCATCATCAATGGCCTGACCATTTTCAACATC contains:
- the LOC135980342 gene encoding protein dispatched homolog 1-like encodes the protein MAMNNGNNDFVVLSNGSILPSATSPSILSATDGGIAAQHLPSKEAPRAKVSLNGCLQLNGTIKPSFLPLDNQRTQQMLTQCCHPCPYHHPLSSHNKQQECHSLDGSTAPSPMTSCCLQPHTEYSTSICQKHTPMYQTTCCLQHSPSFCLHHQWPDHFQHQSVQQHVTSVR